The sequence GAAGGACAACCCAAAGGTCGAGACGTCGCGCACCACGATTTCACCATCCACCACCCACGGACGTTTGGCGATCGCATGGATACCCAGGATGGCCACCTGCGGCTGTGCGATGATGGGTGTCGAGGCGGTGGCTCCGAACATTCCAGCATTAGTCAGTGAGAAGGTACCGCCGGATACGTCTTCAGGCGTCAACCCACCGGTTCTGGCTTTCTCTCCCAACTGGGCGATCTCGACAGCCAGCTCGACTATCGTTTTGCGGTCGGCATCCTTTATGACCGGTACGATCAAGCCGTCCTCGCGGGCTACAGCGATGCCTATGTTATAGAAGTTTTTTAGGATGATCTCTTCGTCGGTCAACGATGCGTTCATCTTCGGGAACTCTTTCAAACCGACACAGACGGCTTTGGCGATAAATGGCAGGAAGGTCAGGTTGGCGCCATAGGTGGAGCGGAACTCGGCTTTATTTGCGTTGCGATAATCGACTAACGCAGTCAGGTCCAAATCTTCAAAAGTGGTCACATGAGCGGAAGTGTGCACCGAGTGCACCATGTGATCGGAGATAAGTTTGCGTACTCCCTGCAACGGCTGTCGAGTCTCCCGCTGAGCTTGTGGGAGCGGCTCGAAGGCAGGTATATCAACGTTCACAATTGGCGCCGCCGCTGGCCCCGGTGAAGGAGCCGCTGCCACCACCGGCGGTGGCGGTGGCGGAATCGGACCGGCGGTATAGCCGGTGGCAGCCGAACGGGATTGGACGGCTCGTTCCACATCATCGACGGTTACACGACCCTGGGGTCCGGTCGGCTTGATGGTCGCCGGATCGAGCGAATACTCCCTCACCATCATCTTGACTTTGGGTGACATGCCGGCACGGTTGATGGTCGATGCTGACGCACCAGCCGGCGCCGATTTCTTTGCCACGGCCGGTTGTGGTGTCTTTGCGGTGGTGGTCTCTTTGCGGGCCGATGCTTTCTGTGCAGGTTTTGCTTTGGTGTCACCGGAGCCGTCCTCGATGCGAGCAATGATGGCGCCTACAGGTACCACTTCACCTTCCTCGACCAGTACCTCAATGAGCACCCCTGCAACTTCCGCCGGGATCTCAACGTTGACTTTGTCGGTCATCAATTCTACGAGCGGTTGGTTTAGTGAGACGTGGTCACCGACTTTGACTTTCCATTCGAGGATGGTGCCTTCAAGCACCGATTCACCCATTTGAGGAACTAGAACATCTGCCGCCATGGTTTTCTATCCTTGTCTGCTTTTGACATTATATGCGCCCGCACGTATTGAAAACGCCCGCGGCCGCTGTTTCCTTTTGGTCTACCCCGCCTGTTGCAGGTCAACTGATCGAGAGCATTTTTGCAAGCGCCATCAAAGCTTCACTTCTATCCGGCTCAGTCACCTGACAAGGTTTCAGGTCGACGTAGTTTTCCAAACAGTAAGCCAGGTCGTTCAAAGTGGTGCGATACATATTGGCACAGACCGGGCAGGTTTGGCCCGACAACTCAAAAATCTTCTTGTCCGGGTGCTCATAGGCCATGCGATTGATCAGGTTTATCTCGGTCCCTACGGCAATAGTCGATCCAGCCTGAGCTTGTTTACAGTAGTCCACGATGTACTTGGTCGAGCCGACACCGTCGGCCAGCGAGACTACCTCGGGCAGGCACTCCGGATGCACAACCACTTTCACATCGGGATGCTCAGTTCGTACCTGGGCTACATGCTCGGCCTTAAAATTGGTGTGCACATGACAGTGTCCTTTCCATAGGATAACTCGTGCCCGTTCCAACTGTTGTTCGGTCAGACCACCGCTGTCACGTGAAAAGTCCCAGATGACCATTTCCTCAGGCTTGAGCCCGTACTTCAGTCCCGTATTGTAGCCAAGGTTTTCATCGGGGAAAAAGAACAGCTTCTCACGTCGGTCGAATCCATATTCAAAAGCCGCTGCTGCGTTGGACGATGTACAGATCAGCCCGCCATGGCGTCCGGTGAATGCTTTCAGACCGGCCGTGGTGTTCATGTACGAAATCGGCATGATTTTCTCATCGCCGCCAAACTGCTCCAAGAACTTCCAGGCCTCCAGTACGTCGGCCATTTCAGCCATGTCGGCCATGGGACATCCAGCCAACGGATTGGCCAGAAATACCTGCTGATGATCAGACGATAGGATATCAGCCGATTCGGCCATAAAGTGAACGCCACAAAACAAAATAACTTCGAAATCCTTGTTCTCGGCAGCCAACTTGGACAATCCATAACTGTCGCCGACATGATCACCACAAGCAACCACTTCGCGCCGCTGGTAGTGATGGGTGAGGATGCACAGTTTCGTCCCCAGTTTGGCACGGGCTGAGGCAATGCGATCGGTCAACTCGGCCGTTTCGGCTTGTCGGTACTCTGTCGGTAAAGAGAAATACATTTGAGTTCTGTTATCCGGATTCGGCGTGGGAAGTTGCCATCAACTTTCCGGCCGTTTTCGATTTATCGGTCTCCAGTTGCTCTCTGACATCCAATTCAATATACACATGCGCCGACAGGAGAGCAATGGCGAGTTGCCGGCACAATTATTCCGCAAGTGTTGGTCAAAAGCCGTCATACAAAGAGATCAACACCGGTGAGGGCTGTCGGTTTCAATTAATTAGTCGCGGAATCCGTTTAAGCATTGAGTTTGGCCAGTTGCTCAAACAGGTCATCGTTGTTTGGCAGATCGGCTGGGTGCAGACGTTCGATCCAGCGGATAATCCCTTTTTTGTCGATCAGAAAAACCGTGCGCTCTGCGTACCCTTTTCGATTGAGTACACCATACTTGCGGGCCACCTCGCCGTGCGGCCAGAAGTCGGCCATCAAAGGAAAATCCAGACCGCTCATAGACTTGGCCCAGGCGATGTGGCAAGGTACGGAGTCACAGGACAGGCAGAACAACTGGCAGTCCAACTCCTCAAACCGTTCGATCTTCTTTTGATACTCGGGTACCTGAGTGGAACAGACCGGTGTCCAGTCGGCCGGATAGAACGCCAGCACCACATTCTTCCGCCCCTGATACCAGGCCAGATTGAGCTCGCCTTCATTGTGAGTAGCCAAGGTGAAGTCCGGTGCAGGATCACCAATAGCAAGTTGAACCTGCCCCTCAGCCTCGGAGCGCCCAGAATCACTCATATTCCTTCATCCTCATAGTCGGCATAAAGATCCTTCTCGAAGTTATCCGCGCCGTCATCCTCGCCCGGTCCCTCCGATTGATCGTCACCCTCAAAAAACTCTGCAAACTTATTCGACAGGGCACCACAAACCGGACAGGACCCCGGCCGATCCTCGTCATCGTGCAAGTAACCGCAAATCTCACATACCCACTGCACACATATCTCCAAAGTCAGGTTTGTCGATTCTGCCGATCATTAAGGGTCAGTATTCCTCTTCAATGCTCTTGGGGTGCGCTTTCGTCATAACCAAACCAAAAGTAGTTTCCGCTCAGCGCTTCCCGCTCGGCCATCAACAATTCATAATGCGTGTTCTCTTCGCTGGCGAGTCGCTCAAAAATCAGTTTGACCGCCTCGTTGTCCGACGATTTGAAGTGTTCATTGTAGTACTTGGTGGCGGCCAATTCCGCTTCGATGGCAAGGTTGATGAACTCCATTTCGCTTTTGAGTTCATCGAGATGACCCTTTCGAAACACCTCAGCCAGTGCCGACAGACCCTTTTTGGGCAACTCACCGATTTCTCCACCGACATGTTCCTCGTATAGTTGGTACAGCACTTTCTTATGCGCAATCTCGTCATTGCGCAGGTTCTCAAGTTTACGTTTTGCCTCAGGATTGGTTGCTTTTGCAGCCAGCAAATCGTAGAACTTATACCCGTCTTCTTCGCCCTTGATGGCGGTCTTCAATACGTCAGCAAGTTGCATCTTGGCCATAGTTCTTTCCAGACTTATAATAAATCAGGCGTTGTTTGTCAATTCGATTTGTTCTACTGCCCGCCGCATTCGCCCTACCACCACCGGCTGTGAAAGTACGGCCAGCATCTCATAAAGCGAAGGACCGGTTGGTCGCCCGGACACGGCCAGCCGTGTCGGATGAATAAGTCGACCTTTCTTCAGACCTTTCTCCTCAGCCAGCGCGGACAGGCATGGTTCTATCGTCTCGGGCGTAAAGGCCTCAAGCCGCTCGAACCGTTCAGACAGCGCCGTCAATAACTCACCGTTCTCGGCGGTAAACTGCTTGGCGGCGGCTTCGGGGTCATACTTGTAATCAAACTCAAAGAAATATCCACTCAGTTGAACAAAGTCTACGATGCGCCTGGCGCGAAGTTTGAGCGTACCGATCACCTGACGAAGATACTCCCAGCGAGTCTCCAGCCAGTATTTGGTGGTCAGACCGGCCTCAACCAACAGTGGCGCCACCAGCACGGCCAGGTCATGGTCGGACGTAGCGGCGATGTATTCCTGATTGAAGGCAATCAGTTTCTCTTCATCAAACACGGAGTTGGACGGGTTGAAATTGTCGGGAGTAAAGCTTGAGATCAACTCGTCTACTGAGTAAATCTCTCGATCGGTCTTTGGTGACCAGCCCAGCAGGCAGAGATAGTTGAACATTGCTTCCGGCAGGACTCCTTCATTGCGAAACTGAAGGACGTCCTTGTCGCCCCGACTCTTGGACACCTTTTTCTTGTCGGTACGCAGGATCATGGGAACGTGCGCAAATTTCGGGATATCAAAACCCAGGGCTGTGTACAGATGGATTTGCTTGAATGTGTTTGTGATGTGATCGTTGCCACGCAGTACGTGCGTGATCCCCGTAGCGTGGTCATCGACCACCACGGCCAGATTGTAGGTGGCCGATCCATCCGAACGAGCCACGATAAAGTCTTCGATGTCACCTGAGTTGCGGACCAGCTCGCCCGACACCATGTCGTCGAAAGTGCAATCACCTTCGGGAATCCGCAGCCGAATGGTATGCGGCTCACCGGCGGCCAGGCGCCCGGCGACTTCATCGGACGAGAGCTTCAGACATCGCCGATTGTATCGCAGATCGGTTTTTTCGGCGCGCGCCTTGTCTCGGTCGGCCGCCAGCATCTCCGTCGTGCAAAAACAGGGATAGCCGTTTCCGGACTGAGCCAGTGTCTGCACATGTTCTTTGTAGATGTCCAGACGATCCGCCTGATAGATTATATCCTCGTCCCACTGCATACCAAGCCAGGTGAGGGCGGACAGAATGGCTTCGGTGAATTTTGGGTCGCTTCGCTCGGTATCGGTGTTCTCGATTCGGACTAGAAATTTACCGCCGTAGCGGCGTGCGAACAGATAATTGAAAATAGCGGTGCGGGCCGTACCGACATGCACGTATCCCGACGGCGAGGGAGCGATGCGAACTCGAACTTCTGGTTGATCCATAGTCTCTCTTAACTTTCAAGTAGTCTCGGGTGCCGATGGTGGGTCGTCCTTTGTTTCTTCCTCGGTCGGCTTCGGTCGTACTACCGGGGAAGGCGATTCTATCTCTGTCGTCGTCGGTTGAAAAGGTGGCGCCGCCGACAGTTCAGGCATGTCCGTCGCCGGCCTCGGCGGCGTCGGGTCGGCAACCGGGGCTGCTTCTGATGACACACCTGGAACCGGTGGTGGTGGTGGCGGCGTAGTACGCCTGGGAGGTGGCTCATGCACCGGCGGCACCGACACAGCCGCTTCATCAACAGTAGCGAGAGCCGCTCTGGGGCGCACCGGCGTGGCTGACCGCGCCTGCTTCACCGGGTCAAGGTCAAATTCAAGGCCGCCCATCATGCGGACGATCAAATTGTAGACGGCTACCAGCAACACACCGATCATGGTATGAAACACGGCCGCGAACAAGGAGCACATTATCGGTAGTATCACCAACATCGCTGTGAACGAAACCTCGGAGGGATTCATAGCCCCGCCGGGAAACCCGCCAAGTTCGGCCATACTGACCATTACAGGGAGCAGTATTGCGTAGAGCAACCCGAGGATGAAACCAATCACGAGGTTTATGAAGAACGAAACTTTCGTGAAAGACCAGATCCCGAGCGATTTCAATTCGTAGCGCATGCATCTCCCCTTCTACTGATTTGTCTGCCCGTCACGGTAGGGCCGTGCCGCAGCCGTCTATGCGTCCGTCTGTTGCAAGTCATGGCGTTCTCATCCGTCTGTGTCAACTCCTTGATGGCCTGACAATAAAGCGTGCATCCACGGCTGCGCATTGTTTTTTGTCCGGGGAGGCAATGAATGGATTAATATCGATTTCCGAAAAAGCGTGAAAGTCCCTGACCAATTGCGACAGCCTGAGTAACGTTTCGATGATGACATCCTGATCTACCGATGGCGCTCCCCGAAAACCGTCCAGCAACGGAAATGACTTGAGCGAACGAATCATGTCACGCGCTCCCTGGTCGGTGAGGGGCAGGATGCGGAAAGATACATCCTTCATTATCTCCACGTAGATTCCACCTAATCCGAACATGATGAGCGGCCCAAACTGCGGATCGGTCGACATACCCATCACGGTTTCAATCCCACCGGATATCATCTTTTGCATAGCCACCGAGAACTCGCCCTCTTCTCCGTGGTCAAGTATGCGCTGTTTGAGAACCGAGAACGCCTTGCGGACTTCTTTGCCGGTTCGGAGATCCACCATGACACCGCCAACCTCGGTCTTGTGCAATACAGGCGGTGTATTGACTTTCATCACCACAGGGAATCCGAGCTTGGAAGCCGCCTTGACCGCTTCATCGGGACTAAAAGCATATCTATACGGCACAGCCGGGATACCATAGGCGCGCAAAATGTCAATTGCGTCCTCGCCTACAATGGCCTCACTTCCGTTGGCTTCCGCCCGCGTGACGATTTTCTCCACCGTGGCTTCGTCGACCTTGAAAGTGCGGACCTTGCCGCGGGGATGCAGCATGCGCTGGCGATATTTGTGCATACTCGACAATGTTTTGGCCGCTGCTTCCGGAAAGATGTATACCGGTATGCCGTGCTCTCGAAGATAGTTCATGCCGACCGACTCAAGTCCCACGCCCATGAAACAAGCGGCCAATGTTTTGTCTGTTCCCTCCAGACCCTTGCGAATGCAACGGGCCACATCGAGTTGGTCGATAGTCACCGGCGGCACCACTATGGTCACGATGGAATCGTAGCGACGGTCGTTTTTCACGGCATTAAGCGTGATTTCGAACTCCCGCCCACCGGCGCCGGCCACCATGTCCATGGGGTTGGCGAACGATGCTTCAGCCGACACATGTTTTTTTAGAATTTTCACGGTGGACGATGACAGCGCCGGCATCTCCATTCCGTTGTTGATCAGCGCATCGGTAGCCAGAATGCCCGGCCCGCCTGCATTGGTCACCACAGCGACCCGGTTACCCCGGGGCAGAGGCTGGCGGGTCAACGCCTGGGCGACATCGAAAAGTTCCTCAACCGTATCCACGCGCATGACGCCGGTCTGTTCGAACAAGGCATCAACACCAACGTCCAGCCCGGCCAGTGCGCCGGTGTGCGAAGAGGCCGCCTTGGCGCCCAGCTTGGTACGGCCGGACTTGACCGCCACGATCGGCTTGTGCCGGACTACCTCGCGAGCAATCTTGGTGAAATTGCGTGGATTACCGAAGTTCTCAAGGTACATCAGAATAACGTCGGTGTCGGGATCGGTCTTGAGGTATTCGAGCATGTCATTGGATGAAATATCTGCTTTGTTGCCGATTGACGCCACTATCGAGAAACCAATCCCCAAATCGTGTGCGACATTCACGATAGCCTCGCCCATAGCGCCTGACTGAGTTATGAATCCAATTCGGCCGGACATGGGATAGGTCTTACCAAAAGTAGCGTTGAGAGATACGTCGGGATGTGTGTTGACGATTCCGAAACAGTTGGGTCCGATCATACGCATTCCGTATTCACGAACCACTTTCAGAACCTCCATCTCCCTCCTTTTTCCCTCTTTACCTACTTCCGAAAAACCGGCCGAGATCACGACGACGCCTTTGACACCCTTCTCGCCGCACTGTGCCACGACCTCTCTGACGTCCCCCTTGGGGACAATGATAATGGCCAGATCGACCGCGTCGGGGACATCGAGAACGGTGGAGTATGCTTTGATTGAGAGGATTACACTCGCCTTGGGGTTTACCGGAAAGACCTTGCCGTTGAACTCGGCCAACAGCATGTTGCGCACAGTCTCTCGCCCGATGGATCCTTTACGTGTAGAAGCCCCGATCACAGCCACCGATCGCGGCCTGAAAATCGCATCCAACTGTTGTTTCATCGCCTGATGGACCCTAACATATCACTTGGTGCACTGCCGGACGAGGACTGATCAGGCCCTTCAACGCAGTCGGAATGCCAATGATTCCGCACCAATCCAACCACTCAAATCACGTCTGAATGAACGCCCTGCCCGGCAAAAGTCAAGCGAAACTTGCGAGATGTAGGTTGGATGGACCGATGTTGTGTAATCCGAAGGATCATGTGACCAACGGATGGCAACAAAACGTCGTTCAGCAAGGACCCACCGGTAATATTGACCCATCGGCCTGGAGGGCTACTTCTTCTTTTTAGAGGAAGTAGTACTCCAACGCAGAGTCGACTGCGCCGCCGCCAGTCGAGCTATCGGCACGCGATACGGCGAGCAGGACACGTAGTCAAGTCCGACCCGATGACAGAAATCAATCGAGTCCGGGTCTCCACCATGTTCGCCGCAGATACCTACCTTTAGATCCGACCTTACCGAAACCCCCTTATCATGCCCCATTCTCACTAACTGACCGATGCCTTTCTGGTCGATAGTGATAAACGGATCGCTGGGCAAAATGCCGTGATCGACATAATGACTCAGGAATTTCCCGGCGTCATCGCGTGAGAAACCCATAGTCATCTGAGTCAGGTCATTGGTGCCGAAACTGAAGAACTCCGCCTCCTCAGCGATTTCGTCGGCGGTCAGGGCGGCGCGCGGAATCTCAATCATGGTCCCGACCAGGTATTGCAGGTCCTTGATCTTACGTTTGGCAATAACCTGGTTGGCAATGCGCTGAGCTACTTCTTTCTGGTGCTTGAATTCATTGACATGCCCGATGAGAGGGATCATTATCTCCGGATGCACCTCTTTTTTGTCCTTGGCCACGGCACAGGCCGCTTCCATTATTGCCCGCACCTGCATCTCAGTTATCTCCGGATACACAATGCCCAGACGACAGCCTCGATGACCAAGCATGGGGTTGAGTTCCGTAAGCTCGTCGATACGCTGGATGATTCTCTCGAAGGCCTCCAGCTTCTCTTCGTACTCTTCGTCGGTTTTCTTGTCCAGACCGGCGATTTTGGCGTCTATTTCCGCCTTGCGCGGGAGGAACTCATGAAGAGGTGGGTCCAGAGTTCTGATCGTGACCGGTTTGCCCTCAAGGGCGATGAAGATTTTTTGGAAGTCCTTTTTTTGCATCGGCAGCAGTTTATCCAGAGCCGCCTGACGATCTTCAACAGAGTCGGCCAGGATCATTTCCTGAACGATGGGTATCCGATCCTCGGCAAAGAACATGTGTTCAGTCCGGCACAAGCCGATACCCTCGGCGCCGAACTTAACCGCCTGAAGGGCATCGCGCGGTGTATCGGCATTGGTTCGAACCTTAAGGGTGCGGATCTCATCGGCCCACTCCATGAAGGTTGAGAACTCACCGGACAACTCAGGTTCTATAGTAGGCACTTCACCAAGGATTACATCACCGCTGGACCCATTGAGTGTTATCGTCTCGCCTTCTTTAATGATCAGTTTGCCGATCTGAAAGCGTTTCTTGGCAGCATTGACACGGATGGCTTCGGCGCCTGAGACACAGCACTTGCCCATGCCCCGAGCCACCACCGCGGCATGCGAGGTCATACCACCGCGCGCGGTGAGAATACCCACAGCGGCGTGCATGCCTTCGATGTCGTCGGGATTGGTCTCTTCGCGCACCAGCACGACCGACTTCTTCTTTCCCTGCTTGACAGCTTCCTCGGCGGTGAAATAGACTTTTCCAGAGGCAGCTCCGGGCGAGGCAGGCAGGCCCACGGCGATAACATCAAACTTTGCCTTGGGATCAAGACTGGGATGGAGCAGTTGATCGAGCGCTTGCGGATCGATCCGCATGATCGCTTCGTCTTTTGTAATCAGTTTTTCCGCAACCATGTCGACGGCAATCCGAATGGCAGCCTGAACAGTGCGTTTTCCGGATCGGGTCTGGAGCATATACAGCTTGCCGCGTTCAATCGTGAACTCGAAATCCTGTACATCACGATAGTGCATCTCAAGTCGGCCGGTGATCGTCTTCAATTGCTTATAGACATCAGGCATCTCCGCGTTCAGTTGCTTAATCGGCTGGGGCGTACGGACGCCCGCCACGACATCTTCGCCCTGGGCATTCAGCAGATACTCTCCGTAGAACTCCTTGGCGCCGGTGGCCGGGTTACGAGTGAATCCCACGCCGGTGCCCGAGTCGTTGCCCATATTGCCGTAGACCATGGCCTGCACATTGACGGCCGTGCCCAGATCGCCCGGCAAGTTCTCTATGCGACGATATGAGATTGCGCGCGGGCTGTTCCAACTGCGGAATACGGCATCGCGCGCCATACGTAACTGTTCGTAAGGATCCTGCGGAAACGATTCACCGGTCTTGCGCTTGATAATCTGTTTGTATTTTTTGACGATGTTCTTGAGATCATTGACCTGTAATGAACTGTCTTGCTTGATGCGTCTCTCGGTCTTGGTTTTGGTGATGACATGTTCGAAGACATCCTTGTCAATACCCATGACAACATTGCCGAACATGGCAATAAAACGTCGATAGTTGTCCAGCGCAAAACGCATGTTTCCGCTGACCTCAGCCAGTCCATTCACCGCTTCTTCGGTAAGGCCAAGATTCAAGACCGTATCCATCATCCCCGGCATGGAGAATCTCGCACCGGAACGAACCGACACCAACAAAGGATCTGAGGGATCGCCAAATTTCTTGCCGATGACCTTTTCGACTTTAGCCATGTAAGTTTCCAGGTCATGCTCCAGCGCCTTTGGCACTTCCAGCGCGTTTTCATAGTATAGCTTGCAAACATCGGTGGTTATGGTGAACCCGGGTGGTACAGGGATTCCGGCATTGGTCATTTCAGCCAGGCCGGCTCCCTTGCCGCCCAGCAGGTCGCGCATATCGCCATTGCCCTCGGCAGTGCCGCCGCCGAAGGAATAGCAGAACTTACCTTTGGGAGCAGCCTTCACAGGCTGCTTGGGTACGCTCTTTGTTTTTCTCTGAGTTGTTACTTTCTTTACTGCTGTTTTCACGACTTTTTTTTGAACTTTCTTCTGAGCTTTCTTTGGGACTTTCTTCTTTGCCACTGTCTTTTTGACAGAGCTCTTCTTCCTGGTGGTCGCCTTGGTTGTCACGGCCTTTTTCTTACCTGCCTTTTTGGTTGCGGTGGTCTTTTTATTGCCTGCTTTTTCAGTTGCAGTGGCCTTCTTCTTACTGGCCGCTTTGGTCGAAGCGGTTTTTTTCTTACCTGCTGCCTTGGTCTTAGTGGTCTTTTTATTGGACATAAAGACTCCCTCTTATCCGTCCATCCACACATTTGGCGTTATGGTACCCAAAATCGACCGTTTGAGCAACATAATAAAAACGATTGAGAAGTCAGCAACTTCCCAATCGTCATAAGTCTAACTGTTTCCAGGGTTTACATTGTAAAGAAACGTTCGCCCTTGATTATCTTCTCCAGGATACGGATAGTTTTTTCAACAGGGGCATGCATAAGATCAGTCGTGTTGAAGGTGGTTCTCACTACCTCCCTGGGTGCAGTAAATCCGGAACGTCCCCGCCCACCACGAGCTTTCTTCTTATGAGTCAAGTTGTACTGCCTCTGGTATTCCTTTGCTTTTTCTTTGTGCATCTGATAATACCTTCGTTGGTATTCTCTTCGAGCCTCCGCGGTTGACAGCTTTCCCTTTGTTGAGCCCCTTTTCTTGGCCGCGTCAAGTTGCTCACTGGAGTCAGTGCTGGGTGTGGCTGGGGTGGTTTTCTTAGTCCGAGCCATTACCTACCTCACTTTCCATGTGTTCCAGAAAGGCTACCCAACCCTTCTGAGTTCACCACCAATGGCCTTGGTTCCTCCAGCAGCGACAATAGGAAAGAATTACCTGTATGTCAAGTGATTTCTTCGATTTTTTCGAAAAAAGTTTATCTTAAGATGTCACCTCCTATGCAGTTACGAGTCGCAACATTTTCAGTTTTCGTATCGCGGGCAGTATCAACGATTTATGCGGGCCGGCCGGGGGCGCCGTAATGGCTTGTCGAGCAACCACTTACCTCGATCACCAACAAACTCCTACATACACCAGTAGATTCTGAGTTACCTGTATCCTTTATACGCATATCACCTTAAGAAGGTTGGATGTGATAACGAGCGTCAAGTTTTAACTTGACATAAATTTAATACTATCAGGAGACAGTATAATTCAAAAAATCCCACC is a genomic window of Candidatus Zixiibacteriota bacterium containing:
- the ppdK gene encoding pyruvate, phosphate dikinase; its protein translation is MSNKKTTKTKAAGKKKTASTKAASKKKATATEKAGNKKTTATKKAGKKKAVTTKATTRKKSSVKKTVAKKKVPKKAQKKVQKKVVKTAVKKVTTQRKTKSVPKQPVKAAPKGKFCYSFGGGTAEGNGDMRDLLGGKGAGLAEMTNAGIPVPPGFTITTDVCKLYYENALEVPKALEHDLETYMAKVEKVIGKKFGDPSDPLLVSVRSGARFSMPGMMDTVLNLGLTEEAVNGLAEVSGNMRFALDNYRRFIAMFGNVVMGIDKDVFEHVITKTKTERRIKQDSSLQVNDLKNIVKKYKQIIKRKTGESFPQDPYEQLRMARDAVFRSWNSPRAISYRRIENLPGDLGTAVNVQAMVYGNMGNDSGTGVGFTRNPATGAKEFYGEYLLNAQGEDVVAGVRTPQPIKQLNAEMPDVYKQLKTITGRLEMHYRDVQDFEFTIERGKLYMLQTRSGKRTVQAAIRIAVDMVAEKLITKDEAIMRIDPQALDQLLHPSLDPKAKFDVIAVGLPASPGAASGKVYFTAEEAVKQGKKKSVVLVREETNPDDIEGMHAAVGILTARGGMTSHAAVVARGMGKCCVSGAEAIRVNAAKKRFQIGKLIIKEGETITLNGSSGDVILGEVPTIEPELSGEFSTFMEWADEIRTLKVRTNADTPRDALQAVKFGAEGIGLCRTEHMFFAEDRIPIVQEMILADSVEDRQAALDKLLPMQKKDFQKIFIALEGKPVTIRTLDPPLHEFLPRKAEIDAKIAGLDKKTDEEYEEKLEAFERIIQRIDELTELNPMLGHRGCRLGIVYPEITEMQVRAIMEAACAVAKDKKEVHPEIMIPLIGHVNEFKHQKEVAQRIANQVIAKRKIKDLQYLVGTMIEIPRAALTADEIAEEAEFFSFGTNDLTQMTMGFSRDDAGKFLSHYVDHGILPSDPFITIDQKGIGQLVRMGHDKGVSVRSDLKVGICGEHGGDPDSIDFCHRVGLDYVSCSPYRVPIARLAAAQSTLRWSTTSSKKKK